The Papaver somniferum cultivar HN1 chromosome 3, ASM357369v1, whole genome shotgun sequence genome includes a region encoding these proteins:
- the LOC113359895 gene encoding uncharacterized protein LOC113359895 encodes MKVLYWNLRGLRRARSQEKLRSLINQFNPSVVWVAEPKVTCNSSFCNKLNFPGMKSVVIHNSVSNKKGNIWLFWNQSLSTPSVISMSSQMITINVCGVLISGVHAHVGITQRRYLWSEMKQISLLNLPWLVIGDFNVIMPAEEKIGGKCPNKIAMMDFTSCLDTCELMQAPKSGLSHSWSNCQHGSKRILCNLDRVVYNQLWLDKFETWGYKVGLIITSDHAPLLGGCAQIPKPKNAPLRFQKMWLSHPNFLEVVSEVWSENVQGDPAFVFQSKMKKLKIILKEWNWKVFGNIKTQIKNVEDKVKEAMIKSDVNPFDEECLNDLVKAQNEFNSKEVQYNTFMKQKNRNKWIKEGAANTSFLHANLKIRQARNNINELENNNGDIISNQEGIADTLVNHFENKFKFQEVNIESSMLDVIPEVITSKEQEMLEKMLDEEEIKTTIFCMDFDSAPGPDGVSCWFCRACWHIINKEVVQAIQFCWKRKFIPKGLNSNFFGVAAKSGWCKKSKSV; translated from the coding sequence ATGAAGGTGTTGTATTGGAACCTAAGAGGCCTAAGGAGAGCTAGGTCTCAGGAAAAGTTAAGGTCTCTCATAAATCAGTTTAATCCATCTGTAGTTTGGGTTGCCGAACCAAAGGTAACATGTAATTCTTCTTTCTGTAATAAACTCAATTTTCCAGGCATGAAAAGTGTGGTTATTCACAATTCAGTTTCAAATAAAAAAGGTAATATATGGCTTTTTTGGAATCAAAGTTTATCAACTCCTTCAGTTATTTCAATGTCTAGCCAAATGATTACAATAAATGTTTGTGGAGTGCTTATTTCTGGAGTTCATGCACATGTTGGCATTACTCAAAGAAGGTATTTATGGTCTGAAATGAAACAAATTAGTCTTCTTAATTTACCATGGCTTGTTATTGGAGATTTTAATGTGATAATGCCAGCTGAAGAAAAAATTGGAGGGAAATGTCCAAACAAGATAGCAATGATGGATTTCACTTCATGTTTGGATACTTGTGAACTTATGCAAGCACCAAAATCAGGTTTATCTCATTCTTGGTCAAATTGTCAGCATGGAAGCAAAAGGATTCTATGTAATTTGGACAGAGTTGTGTATAATCAATTGTGGTTGGATAAATTTGAGACTTGGGGGTACAAGGTTGGATTAATAATTACATCTGATCATGCACCATTACTAGGAGGATGTGCACAaattcctaaacccaagaatGCTCCATTAAGGTTTCAAAAGATGTGGTTATCACATCCAAATTTTCTGGAAGTAGTAAGTGAAGTTTGGTCAGAAAATGTTCAAGGAGATCCAGCTTTTGTGTTTCAAAGCAAAATGAAGAAATTGAAAATTATACTTAAGGAATGGAATTGGAAAGTTTTTGGAAACATTAAAACTCAAATTAAGAATGTTGAAGATAAAGTAAAAGAAGCAATGATTAAATCTGATGTTAATCCATTTGATGAAGAATGTCTTAATGATCTGGTAAAGGCTCAAAATGAATTTAACTCCAAGGAAGTGCAATACAATACTTTTATGAAGCAAAAAAACAGAAATAAATGGATCAAGGAGGGTGCTGCCAATACTAGTTTCCTTCATGCAAATCTTAAAATAAGACAGGCAAGaaacaatattaatgaattggAGAATAATAATGGAGATATTATCTCAAATCAAGAAGGCATAGCCGATACCCTggtcaatcattttgaaaataaatttaaatTTCAAGAAGTTAATATTGAAAGTTCAATGCTGGATGTTATTCCTGAGGTCATCACATCTAAAGAGCAAGAAATGTTGGAGAAAATGCTTGATGaagaggaaattaaaacaaccattTTTTGTATGGATTTCGATAGTGCCCCTGGACCAGATGGAGTATCTTGCTGGTTTTGCAGAGCTTGCTGGCATATTATAAATAAAGAAGTTGTGCAAGCTATCCAATTCTGCTGGAAAAGAAAATTTATTCCTAAAGGATTAAATTCTAATTTTTTTGGTGTTGCTGCCAAAAGTGGATGGTGCAAGAAGTCCAAATcagtttag
- the LOC113357156 gene encoding proteasome assembly chaperone 2-like yields MEFILEQGKQLHANCTTLILPALSIGNVGQLSIDLLISSLKAEKIGYLDEPSILPCVGNDAYGVGPEGVLALPLEAYDSCSESLSLIQQRSAVVQGMMTEFAKNLANFAVASGKKHVVVLSSLDSGRRQKIDLSSNMQIYYLSSTNIDGTDSDCEKLGWKRLQEYDPAQRRWKYLSALADGVSMQEESSSFEEEDVLDEDYYPSLPFAALFSCCKAKGLKVTCIFFYCSEGDNIPDSFLLAEASCKLLGKNPYKSNGNGENGWVIPYSWRTMYGPPPDMSLF; encoded by the exons ATGGAATTTATTCTTGAACAGGGAAAACAGCTACATGCAAACTGCACTACACTGATTCTG CCCGCATTGTCAATTGGGAACGTTGGGCAACTCTCCATCGATTTATTGATCTCATCTTTAAAAGCAGAAAAAATTGGTTACCTAGATGAACCTTCGATTCTTCCATGTGTTGGAAATGACGCTTATGGGGTTGGTCCCGAAGGAGTTCTTGCTTTACCACTTGAAG CATACGATTCTTGTTCTGAATCGTTGAGTCTTATACAGCAAAGATCAGCAGTTGTTCAG GGAATGATGACCGAGTTTGCAAAGAATTTGGCGAACTTTGCAGTTGCAAGTGGAAAGAAGCACGTTGTTGTTCTCTCCAGCTTAGATTCTGGACGAAGGCAAAAAATTGATTTGTCAAG TAATATGCAGATATATTACCTTTCAAGTACCAATATAGATGGAACAGATAGTGACTGTGAGAAGTTAGGGTGGAAAAGACTCCAAGAGTATGATCCTGCCCAGAGACGTTGGAAGTATCTCAGTGCTTTAGCTGATGGAGTTTCTATGCAAGAAGAAAGTTCATCTTTTGAGGAGGAGGATGTTCTTGATGAAGATTACTATCCGAGTTTGCCTTTTGCTGCTCTCTTTTCTTGTTGCAAG GCAAAAGGTTTGAAGGTGACTTGCATATTTTTCTACTGCTCAGAAGGAGACAACATACCAGACTCTTTCCTTTTGGCAGAGGCTTCATGTAAGCTCCTGGGGAAGAACCCGTACAAGTCCAACG GTAATGGTGAAAATGGATGGGTTATTCCGTACTCATGGAGGACAATGTATGGGCCTCCACCAGACATGTCACTCTTTTAA
- the LOC113359894 gene encoding uncharacterized protein LOC113359894, with protein sequence MGTLMHKLISPQQVAYVKGRCIQEQILLASEMVNEMKKKRRCGNVGLKIDISQAYDSITKLSVMVNGGPCGFFSVGRGLRQGDHLSPILFVLMEEALSRSISKAVNDGHIKPMVVRREMMQKKLASWKGKLLSFQERLVLVKSVLCIIPMYNMEIYKWPASVIKICQKIIRDFIWSGDSETRKYTVYSWKKLCTPFSEGGLGIQRLLSSVWPGLKWAFNALKEDVRWNIGDGQAISVWFDTWIGEGPLIDIFGFTSYITDNIFLKVSDIFKNGVWSLTTEIQDMLQNITLPTADGREDELIWIGDLQSSFTIQAAINKIRFKENTLHWPNFDEVWKCAKDTSPLIKQIWFIAACIILKELWFQKNKRYFEEIKRNLQSFKIRVLKLINENGLRITGNQWNQNYDLEIIAIFNMGVRNCKFQGTKSCQWIPPSPGFIMFCCDGSSIGNPGAAGFGVVVRNHLCEVLSVLSGGIGIASNYLAEIYVVICALELAVVWEMQSIIIVSDSKTVVNPFMNGHVP encoded by the exons ATGGGCACCTTAATGCACAAATTAATCTCTCCTCAGCAAGTTGCATATGTTAAAGGAAGATGTATTCAAGAGCAAATTCTTTTAGCCTCTGAAATGGTAaatgagatgaagaaaaagagGAGATGTGGAAATGTGGGACTGAAAATTGACATATCACAGGCATATGACTCTATAA CAAAATTGTCAGTTATGGTGAATGGTGGTCCTTGTGGTTTCTTTTCTGTTGGAAGGGGTTTAAGGCAAGGAGATCATTTGTCTCCTATTCTTTTTGTGCTAATGGAGGAAGCATTGAGTAGAAGTATTTCGAAAGCAGTTAATGATGGTCACATAAAACCAATGGTGGTTAGAAGAG AAATGATGCAGAAGAAGTTAGCTAGCTGGAAAGGAAAACTATTATCTTTTCAAGAAAGACTGGTTCTTGTAAAATCAGTTTTATGCATCATCCCCATGTACAATATGGAAATTTATAAATGGCCAGCTTCGGTTATTAAGATTTGTCAAAAGATTATAAGAGACTTCATTTGGTCAGGTGACAGTGAAACAAGGAAATATACTGTTTACTCTTGGAAAAAgctttgtactccttttagtgaaGGTGGTTTGGGAATTCAGAGATTG CTTTCTTCTGTGTGGCCTGGACTCAAATGGGCTTTTAATGCTCTCAAAGAAGATGTGAGATGGAACATTGGTGATGGACAAGCCATATCTGTATGGTTTGATACTTGGATAGGTGAAGGACCATTAATTGATATATTTGGTTTTACTTCTTACATAACTGACAACATTTTCCTGAAAGTTTCAGATATTTTTAAAAATGGTGTATGGTCTTTAACAACTGAAATTCAAGACATGCTCCAAAACATCACACTACCAACTGCAGATGGAAGGGAAGATGAACTGATATGGATTGGAGATTTACAAAGTTCCTTCACTATTCAAGCAGCAATTAACAAGATAAGATTCAAGGAAAACACTTTACATTGGCCAAA TTTTGATGAAGTTTGGAAATGTGCAAAGGATACGAGTCCCTTAATCAAACAAATTTGGTTTATTGCTGCATGTATCATACTTAAAGAGCTATGGTTCCAGAAAAACAAGAGATACTTCGAAGAAATAAAACGAAACTTACAGAGTTTCAAGATAAGAGTTCTTAAGTTGATTAACGAGAATGGTTTAAGAATTACTGGAAATCAATGGAACCAAAACTATGACTTGGAAATCATTGCAATTTTCAATATGGGTGTCAGGAATTGTAAGTTTCAGGGAACAAAAAGTTGTCAATGGATACCTCCAAGCCCTGGATTTATAATGTTTTGCTGTGATGGTTCTTCTATAGGAAATCCTGGTGCTGCTGGATTTGGTGTTGTAGTCAGAAACCATCTATGTGAAGTCCTTAGTGTTTTATCTGGAGGTATTGGAATTGCTTCAAATTATTTGGCAGAAATATATGTTGTGATCTGTGCTCTGGAACTTGCAGTGGTATGGGAAATGCAGAGCATAATCATTGTCTCTGATTCAAAGACAGTAGTAAACCCGTTTATGAATGGACATGTTCCTTGA
- the LOC113357158 gene encoding allene oxide synthase 1, chloroplastic-like — translation MGSSSLAYSFSNNNLSFLSNLNTSSKSTPLPASPSSVVFRRVNTTNSLSQKGSSSSRPAKNESLSKLPIRKIPGDHGIPFISPTKDRLDYFYFQGRDLYFASKVQKYKSTVFRTNMPPAHFIASDPKVIVLLDGKSFPVLFDMDKIEKKDVFTGTYMPSTELTGGYRVLSYMDPSEPSHAKLKKLIFFLLSSRRDQVIPEFKNSFTELFKTVETELAAKGKADFGGPSDQACFNFLSRALYGANPVDTKLGRHGPKLVSKWILFQLGPLLTLGLPWLLEDALIHTFRLPPCLVKKDYQKLYDFFYEASSWVLDEGEKMGISRDEACHNLVFTTCFNSFGGMKLFFPNMVKWIGRSGPQLHKKLAEEIRSAVKSNGGKITMGVMEKMPLMKSVVYEALRLEPPVPAQYGRARRDFVVESHDSAFEVKEGELLFGYQPFATRDSRIFDKGDEFVPERFMGEEGEKLLKHVLWSNGRESDDPALANKQCAGKDFVVLASRLLLVELFLRYDTFESESAKSALGVSVTIKSVKPASF, via the coding sequence ATGGGTTCTTCATCCTTGGCTTATTCTTTCTCCAACAACAATCTTAGTTTCCTGTCAAACCTTAATACTAGTTCCAAATCAACACCATTGCCGGCGTCGCCATCATCAGTAGTATTTCGTCGCGTTAATACAACTAATTCGTTGTCTCAAAAAGGGTCATCATCGTCACGACCTGCCAAAAATGAAAGTTTATCTAAACTGCCGATCCGAAAAATCCCAGGAGATCATGGAATCCCATTCATTAGTCCAACAAAAGATCGacttgattatttttattttcaaggtAGGGATCTTTATTTCGcatcaaaagttcaaaaatacAAATCAACTGTATTTAGAACTAATATGCCACCAGCTCATTTCATTGCTTCCGACCCTAAAGTGATAGTTCTTCTTGATGGGAAATCATTTCCAGTTCTTTTCGATATGGACAAAATCGAGAAAAAAGATGTCTTCACCGGTACATACATGCCATCTACTGAACTAACCGGCGGTTACCGAGTTTTATCATATATGGATCCATCAGAACCGAGTCATGCTAAACTCAAAAAGctcattttctttcttctaaGCTCTCGTCGCGATCAAGTCATACCTGAATTCAAAAATAGCTTTACTGAGTTGTTCAAGACGGTCGAGACCGAGTTGGCGGCTAAAGGCAAAGCTGATTTCGGTGGTCCATCTGATCAAGCTTGTTTTAACTTCCTGAGTCGAGCGCTATACGGAGCTAATCCGGTGGACACAAAACTGGGTCGACATGGACCGAAATTAGTGTCGAAATGGATCTTATTTCAGCTCGGGCCACTTCTAACATTGGGTTTGCCATGGCTTCTTGAAGATGCTTTGATTCATACTTTCCGCTTGCCACCATGTTTGGTGAAAAAGGATTATCAAAAACTTTATGATTTCTTCTATGAAGCATCAAGTTGGGTATTAGATGAAGGTGAAAAAATGGGTATCAGTAGAGATGAAGCTTGTCATAATTTAGTTTTCACTACGTGCTTTAATTCATTTGGTGGTATGAAATTATTCTTTCCAAATATGGTTAAATGGATTGGTAGATCTGGTCCTCAGTTACATAAGAAGCTAGCTGAAGAAATCCGATCCGCCGTCAAATCCAACGGAGGTAAAATTACAATGGGTGTTATGGAAAAAATGCCGTTAATGAAAAGCGTCGTGTACGAAGCCTTACGATTAGAACCACCGGTGCCGGCACAATACGGAAGAGCTAGACGTGATTTCGTTGTCGAAAGTCATGATTCGGCATTTGAGGTTAAAGAAGGTGAACTATTGTTTGGTTATCAGCCATTTGCTACAAGAGATTCGAGAATTTTCGACAAAGGCGATGAGTTTGTACCGGAACGTTTTATGGGTGAAGAAGGCGAAAAATTGTTGAAACACGTTTTATGGTCTAACGGACGTGAAAGTGATGATCCAGCTTTGGCGAATAAACAGTGTGCCGGTAAGGATTTTGTGGTCTTGGCTTCTAGACTTTTACTTGTGGAGTTGTTTCTCCGTTACGATACGTTTGAGAGTGAGTCTGCTAAATCGGCTTTAGGTGTTTCCGTTACGATAAAATCTGTTAAGCCAGCAAGTTTCTAA